One stretch of Cervus canadensis isolate Bull #8, Minnesota chromosome 5, ASM1932006v1, whole genome shotgun sequence DNA includes these proteins:
- the LOC122441874 gene encoding olfactory receptor 1L3-like, producing MGMSNLTRLPEFILLGLSSHPEDQKPLFALFLIMYLVTLMGNLLIILVIRSDSQLQNPMYFFLSILSFADICYTTVIVPKMLVNFLSETKAISYAECLVQMYFFLVFGNMDSYLLAAMAIDRYVAICNPFHYVTVMNHGCCMLLLAFSTAFSYLHSLLHVLLVNRLTFCASNVIHHFFCDVNPVLKLACSSTSVNEVVAMTEGLVSVMAPFVCIIISYLKILIAILKIPSAAGKRKAFSTCSSHLTVVTLFYGSICCVYFQPLSSYTVKDRIVTVNYTILTPMLNPFIYSLRNKDMKQGLEKLISRIKFQMNRLSTTNSNKIRGA from the coding sequence ATGGGAATGTCCAACCTAACAAGACTCCCTGAATTCATCCTCTTGGGACTCTCTTCTCACCCTGAGGACCAGAAACCACTCTTTGCCCTCTTTCTCATCATGTACCTGGTCACTTTGATGGGAAATCTGCTCATCATCTTGGTTATCCGCTCTGATTCTCAGCTCCAAAACCCGATGTATTTCTTCCTGAGCATCTTGTCCTTTGCTGATATTTGCTACACAACAGTTATAGTCCCCAAGATGTTAGTGAACTTTTTATCAGAGACAAAGGCCATTTCCTATGCTGAATGTCTGGTGCAGATGTATTTCTTCCTAGTCTTTGGAAACATGGACAGTTACCTCCTGGCAGCCATGGCCATTGACCGCTATGTAGCTATCTGCAATCCCTTCCACTATGTCACTGTTATGAACCATGGATGCTGTATGTTGCTACTGGCCTTCTCCACAGCTTTCTCCTACCTTCACTCCCTCCTGCATGTCCTTCTGGTGAATCGGCTCACTTTTTGTGCATCAAATGTTATCCATCACTTTTTTTGTGATGTCAACCCTGTTCTAAAGCTGGCCTGCTCTTCTACCTCTGTCAATGAAGTTGTCGCCATGACGGAAGGACTGGTTTCTGTGATGGCCCCATTTGTCTGCATCATCATCTCTTACCTGAAAATCCTCATTGCTATCCTCAAAATTCCCTCAGCTGCTGGAAAACgcaaagccttctccacctgcagcTCCCATCTCACCGTGGTGACTCTCTTTTATGGGAGCATCTGCTGTGTCTATTTCCAGCCATTGTCCAGCTACACTGTCAAAGATCGAATAGTAACAGTCAACTACACTATACTGACACCAATGTTGAACCCATTTATCTACAGTTTAAGAAACAAGGACATGAAACAGGGCTTAGAAAAATTGATAAGCAGGATTAAGTTTCAAATGAATAGGCTTTCTACTACAAATTCCAACAAAATCCGTGGCGCCTGA